In the genome of Streptomyces sp. Q6, the window ACCGATCCGTTCGACGGGGCCAGGAAGCCGCCCATCATGTTGATGAGTGTGGACTTGCCCGCGCCGTTGGGACCGAGCAGGCCGGTGACGCCGGGGCCGATCGTCATCGTGACGTCGTTGACCGCGACGACGTTGCCGAACCAGCGGGAGACGTGGTCGATGTTGATGCTGGTCACAGTCCGACCTTCCGGTAGCGGCGCATCAGCAGGCCGTAGGAGCCGGCGATGAGCCCGAGGACGACGAGCAGGTAGAGCAGCCCCTGGCCGGTCGAGGGACCGTGCGCGCCGGGGAACGAGGAGTCCGCTCCCAGGAAGGCGGTCTGCACCCCGTCGATGAGGGTGATCGGCGAGAACAGGCCGAGCCAGGACACCGCGTCGCCGTTGTCCTGCGCGTCCGCGATCGCCTGGACGGTGGAGACCGCGCCGTAGGAGATGGTCAGGACGGCGATGACGGCGGCGATGCCGAAGCCGCGGCGGGGTGTGATGGCGGAGACGACCAGGCCGATCCCGGCGAAGAGCAGCGACAGCAGTGCCACGGAGACCAGTCCCTGGGCGAATCCCTTGGTCTGCTCGGTGAAGTCCAGCTTGGCGAGCAGAGAGCCTACGTAGAGGACGATCAGCGGCGCGGCCGTGAGGACGAACAGCGCGGACGTCATCGCGGCGAACTTCGCGACCACGTAGTCGACGCGCTCGATGGGCCGCGAGAAGTAGAGGGGCACCGACTTGAAACGCAGGTCGCGGGAGACGGCCTGGGGTGCCTGCGATGCCACGTAGAGGCCGATCACGGCTTGCAGGACGATCGCGTAGCGGGTGTAGTCCACCGGCAGGTCCTTGGCCTTCGTGGCGACGGCCACCGCGACCATGATCAGTGCCGGGACGCACATCACGACGAAGAGCAGCATCGGCAGCACCTTCGACTTGGCCGAGCGGCCGAGGCCGTACGCGCCGCGCAGGCTCTGCGAGAAGAGGGAGCGGCGGGCGTACGCGCGGCCCAGGCGCGGGCCGTCGTAGTGGCGGTAGCCGATGTTGTGGATCTGGGTGGACGCGCGGTCCGTGGGCATGGGTTCAGTGGTCATCGGACCGGCCTCCCGTCTGCTGGGCCGCCGCGGAGGCGAACGGCTGCTGCCGCGGCTCGTCCGCCGGGCGGAAGACCTCCGCGATGTGGTGCCTGCGCTGCTCCATGCGGACCAGGCCGAGGCCGAGGTCCGCGACGACGTCGCGCACGATGTCGTACGTCTCCTCGCCCTGCGCGGTGATCAGTACGGTGTGGCCCGCGCCGGGCAGCTCGCCGCCGGTGCTGGTCTCGATGCCGCGCTCCTCGAAGGCCGCGCGCAACGCGCTTGTGCCGTCCGGGTGTTCGTCGCTGTCGGTGACCTCGATGGCGAGGACCGCCGTGTTCTGCGTGAAGTCCGTGGTGGAGCTGGAGCGCAGGAGCTTGCCGCCGTCGATGACGACGACGTGGTCGCAGGTGCGCTCGAGCTCGCCGAGGAGGTGCGACGTGACGAGGACGGAGATGCCGAAGTCCGTGTGGACGCGGCGGATCAGATCCAGCATGTCGTCGCGGCCGACCGGGTCCAGGCCGTTCGTCGGCTCGTCGAGGAAGACCAACTGCGGGTCGTGGACGAGGGCCTGGGCCAGCTTCACGCGCTGCTTCATGCCCGTCGAGTAGCCGCCGATGGGGCGGTAGCGCTCCTCGTACAGGCCGACGTGGCGCAGCGTGTCCGCGGTGCGCTCGCGGGCGGCGGTCGGCGGCAGGCCCGACATGCGGGCCATGTGCACGACGAACTCGGTGGCCGAGACGTCGGGCGGCAGGCAGTCGTGCTCCGGCATGTAGCCGACCCGCTCGCGGATGGCGGCGCCCTTCGTCGCGACGTCGAGTCCGAGCACTTCGGCACGGCCCTCCGTGGCGGGGGACAGACCAAGAAGAATCTTGATCATGGTGGACTTGCCGGCTCCATTGGCCCCGACGAGTCCGGTCACCCCGGGCCCGATGTCCATGGTCAGCCGGTCAAGAGCGGTCACCCGGGGGAACCGCTTGCTCAGGCTTTCGGTCGCGATCACAGTCACGGTTCGACGGTAGTGGCGCAGGCCACACCAATTCGTCAGACCGTGGGGTCGACCTCGTATGAGACCTGAGTATTACGGGTCCCTAGGGGTCCTCCCTGAGTAGCCCCTCCCGGGGGTCGGTCCCGCGACGGGGCCGAGCCGTCGAGATCGTCGAGGCCGTCGCGCCGCAGGGTGTCGGCGTTGTGCACATCACGGAGCTTTTCCACAGTCTGCCGCAGGCCCCTTGACGTCGCCGCCAGGCATTGTCACATTCATCAGTGTCAAGTTACGAGCGCGTACGGCGACGGCCCGGTCACAGGACCCGGGCGGCCGGGACCCGGACGGACGGTGGCATGGCCTCAGCAGTGGTACGGGAACTCTCCGCGGAGCTGCGGGGGTTCAGGACGGTGCAGACCCTCGCGTACGAGTGCGCGGAAGCGGTCGCGGCACAGCTCAAGCCCGGAGTGACGGAGCGCGAGGCCGCGCGGATGCAGCGGGACTGGCTGCGCGAGCGCGGGGTGAAGGACTGGTTCCACCTCCCGTTCGCCTGGTTCGGCGACCGCACCGCGTTCGTGAACTTCCGCATCCCGTTGCAGTTCTTCCCCACGAACCGGAAGCTCGAGGCGGGGATGCCGTTCATCCTCGACATGGCTCCGGTCCACCACGGCTACACGGCGGACATCGGTTACTCGGGCTGCCTCGGCCCCAACCCCGTGCACGACAAGCTGCTTTCGGATCTGGAGGCGCACCGCGAGCTGTTGCTGCGCGAGGTGCGCGAGCGCCGCTCGCTGCGGGAGATCTACGAGGACGTCGACCGGCTGATGGTCCGCCAGGGCTATGCGAACCGGCACCGGGCGTACCCCTTCGGCGTCATCGCGCACAAGGTCGACCGGGTCAAGGAGCGGCGGCTCACCCCGACGCTCTTCGGCTTCGGCACACAGTCCCTCAAGGGGCTGGCGAGCGACGCGCTGCACGGGCACCGGGACGGCTGGTCCCCGCTCTGGTCGCCGTACAGGTTCTCGGACCATCCGCCGAGGCCGGGGCTGTGGGCGGTGGAGCCGCATCTCGGATTCCGCGGCACGGGCGCCAAGTTCGAGGAGCTCCTCGTGGTCACCGACTCCAAGGACCCCGAGGAGAGCGCTTTTTGGCTGGACGACGATCTGCCGCACGTGCGGCGCTGGGCGGAGGGCATCTGATGACGGACCTGATGGGACTGCACGGCGCGCGCGAGCGCCGGGTGCGCACGGGCGGGATCGAGCTGTGCGTGGTGGAGCTGGGCGACGCGGCACGGCCGACCGTCGTCCTCGTCCACGGCTATCCGGACTCCAAGGAGGTCTGGTCCGAGGTCGCCTCGCGCCTCGTGGACCGCTACGACCTGCATGTGGTGCTGTACGACGTCCGCGGGCACGGCCGCTCCACGGCACCGGTCCCGCTGCGCGGCGGCTTCACCCTGGAGAAGCTGACCGACGACTTCATCGCCGTCATCGACGCGGTGAGCCCCGACGAGCCGGTCCACGTGGTGGGGCACGACTGGGGTTCGGTGCAGTCGTGGGAGTTCGCCACGGTCGCGCGCACCGAGGGGCGCGTCGCGTCCTTCACCTCGATGTCGGGCCCGTCCCTCGACCACTTCGGGCACTGGATCAAGCAGCGCATGAAGCGGCCCACGCCCCGCAAGGTGGGCCAGCTCCTCGGCCAGGGCGCCAAGTCCTGGTACGTGTACATGCTGCACACGCCCGTCCTGCCCGAGCTGGCCTGGCGCGGGCCGCTCGGCAAGCGCTGGCCCAGGATCCTGGAGCGCGTGGAGCGGGTCCCCGCGGGCGACTATCCGACGTCGTCGCTCCCCTCGGACGCCGCGCACGGCGCCTGGCTGTACCGGGACAACGTGCGGGCGCGGCTGCGCCGCCCGCGCGAGGACGCGTACGCGCACGCGCCCGTGCAGCTCATCACGCCGCTCGGGGACGCCTTCCTGTCACCGAAGCTGTACGACCGCCTGGAGCTGTGGGCGCCCCGGCTGACCCGGCGCACCCTGCCCGCCAAGCACTGGGTGCCGCGCACCCGGCCCGACCAGCTCGCCGCCTGGATCAGTGAGTTCGTCACCGCGAACGAGGACCAGGAGGCGGGCGTGCCCGCACAGCGCAAGGTGGCCGACGGCAAGCACGCGGACCGGTTCGGCGGCCAGCTCGTCCTGGTCACCGGGGCCGGCAGCGGCATCGGGCGGGCCACCGCCTTCGCGTTCGCCGAGGCCGGCGCGCGCGTGGTCGCCGTCGACCGGGACGCGGAGAGCGCCGCCCGCACCGCCGAGCTGGCGCGGCTCATAGGCGCCCCGCAGGCGTGGGCGGAGACCGTCGACGTCACGGACGAGCAGGCCATGGAGAAGCTCGCCGAGAAGGTCGCGTCCGAGTACGGCGTGCTCGACGTCCTGGTGAACAACGCGGGCATCGGCCTGTCGGGCTCCTTCTTCGACACGAGCCCGGAGGACTGGAAGAGGGTCCTCGACGTGAACCTGTGGGGTGTCATCCACGGCTGCCGCCTGTTCGGCAAGCAGATGGCGGAGCGCGGTCAGGGCGGCCACATCGTCAACACCGCGTCCGCCGCCGCGTACCAGCCCTCGAAGGCGCTCCCCGCGTACTCCACCTCCAAGGCCGCCGTCCTCATGCTCAGCGAGTGCCTGCGCGCCGAGCTGGCCGGGCAGGGCATCGGGGTCTCCGCGATCTGTCCCGGCCTGGTGAACACGAACATCACGGCGACGGCCCGCTTCGCCGGGGTGGACGCCGAGGAGGAGAAGCGCCGCCAGAAGAAGTCCTCCCGCCTGTACGGCCTGCGCAACTACCCGCCGGAGAAGGTCGCCGACGCGATCCTGGGTGCCGTCGTGCACAACAAGGCCGTCGTCCCGGTCACCCCGGAGGCCCGCGGCGCGCATCTCATGTCCCGCTTCACGCCGAGGGCCCTGCGCGCGGTCGCACGGATGGAGCCGCCCCTGTGAGCACCGCCGGCCCGGGCCCCGTGGACCGGGGCGAGCACCACACGATCACGCCGCGCCGCGTCTCCTTCGACTGGGAGTCGACGCCGCTGCACTGGATACCGGACGAGCCGACCGCCACCCATGTCATCAACGTGCTGCATCTGTTGCTGCCCGCGGGGGAGCGGTGGTTCGTGAAGGTCTTCAAGGAGGGCCTGCCGCTGGTCGACGACCCCGAACTCCTGCGTGACGTGAAGGGGTTCATGGGCCAGGAGGCCACGCACAGCGTCCAGCACGCGTACGTCCTCGACCACCTGGCCGCTCAGCGGCTGGAGACCGCCGCCTACACGAAGTACGTCGACTTCCTCTTCGAGAAGCTGCTCGGCGAGCGGCCGCCCCTGGGAGCGCCGATACCGGACCAGGAGTGGCTGCGCTTCCGCCTGGCGGTGGTGGCGGCGATCGAGCAGTTCACGGCGGTCCTGGGCGACTGGGTGCTGCGCGCCGAGGCCCTCGACCGCGCGGGCTGCGACGAGGTCATGCTCGACCTGCTGCGCTGGCACGGCGCGGAGGAGGTCGAGCACCGCGCGGTCGCGTTCGACATGTACCAGCACTGCGGCGGCCGGGGCCTGCCCCGCTACGCCCGCCGCATCGCGGGCATGACGGTCACCGCCCCCGTGATGCTCTACCTGTGGGCGTGGGGCGCGGCCTACTTGATACGCCACGACCCGCAGCTCGCCGGCCGGGCGCGCTACTCCCTGGCCGAGCACAACAAGGCGGTCCGCAAAGGGCTGCTGCCCACCTGGCGCGAGCTGGGTGCGGCCGTACCCCGCTACCTGCGGCGGTCGTACCATCCCTCGCAGGAGGGTTCGCTGCGCAAGGCCGTCGAGTATCTGGCGGTGTCGCCCGCGGCACGGGCCGCGGCGGGCGCGATCGGCCGCTCGGCCCTCGGGTGACCGGAGCGACCCCTTCCATGAGTGGGACGCTGATGTGAACGGGGACGACCGAGGGGCGTGCGGTGTGACGGAGCGATCGGGGCAGTCGGCCGCCGAGTACCGGATCGAGGACCTGGCCCACCACAGCGGCGCCACGGTCCGCACGATCCGCGCCTACCAGGACCGGGGGCTGCTGCCACGCCCCGAGCGTCGCGGACGGGCCAACGTGTACACGGACACGCATCTGTCCCGGCTGCGGCAGATCGCCGATCTGCTCGACCGCGGCTACACCCTGGCCTCCATCAAGGAACTCCTGGAGGCCTGGGACGCGGGCCGCGGGCTCGGTGGCGTACTCGGACTCGTCGCCGAGGTGGACGGGCCGTGGACGGACGAGCGGGCCGGACGCATCACGCGGGTCGAGCTGGAGGAGACGTTCGGCGGCGAACCCGATGACGCCGCCCTGCGGGACGCGATCGAGCTGGGCATCCTGGAGCGCATCCCCGGACGGGACGACGAGTTCCTCGTCCCGAGCCCTCAAGAGCTCGCTGTGGCGGCCGAGTTGCACGGGGCGGGCGTCCCGCTGTCCGCGATCGCGGGCCATCTCAGGGAGTTGCGGGGCCAGATCGAACATATAGCGGCCCGTTTCCTTGAGTTCACCACCGAGCACGTCTTCGCGCGCTACCTCGGCCCGTACCCGCCGACCGACGCGGAAGCCGCCGAAGCCGCTTCGCTCGTGCGCCGCCTGCGGCCGCTCGCCCAGCAGTCGGTGGACGCCGAACTGGCGCGCGCCATGCGCCTGTTCGCCACCCGGCATCTGCATCGACACCTCGCCGATGGTCCGGTGCCCGTACCGCAGAACGAACCGCAGTCCGTCGCCGTACCCCTGGGGACAATGCGGGCCGTGCGAGAGCTGGTTGGCTCGGAGAACGTGTCGGCGTTCATCGCGGCGGCCGCCGAACGCGAGGTACAGGCCAGGGCATTGGACGCCTTGGCGGCAAAACCTAACAAATAGCCACTAGTTGCCCAAATGGGGTGTATCGCAGGCCAGTTGTCCACAGAATTGCCAATTCCCCTGTGGATAACCGCACTTGGCTGTGGATCAAACATGCGAGGCGCGCGGAGCGGAAGAAATCTGGGTGCACGGCGAACGACCTCCCGGGCACTCTGGTCGCCATGAATGAGCAACGCACCGTCAAGGTGTCGAAGTACCTCTCGAAACACCTGCGGCATCAACCGGACCGCATCGGG includes:
- a CDS encoding ABC transporter permease is translated as MTTEPMPTDRASTQIHNIGYRHYDGPRLGRAYARRSLFSQSLRGAYGLGRSAKSKVLPMLLFVVMCVPALIMVAVAVATKAKDLPVDYTRYAIVLQAVIGLYVASQAPQAVSRDLRFKSVPLYFSRPIERVDYVVAKFAAMTSALFVLTAAPLIVLYVGSLLAKLDFTEQTKGFAQGLVSVALLSLLFAGIGLVVSAITPRRGFGIAAVIAVLTISYGAVSTVQAIADAQDNGDAVSWLGLFSPITLIDGVQTAFLGADSSFPGAHGPSTGQGLLYLLVVLGLIAGSYGLLMRRYRKVGL
- a CDS encoding ABC transporter ATP-binding protein; this translates as MIATESLSKRFPRVTALDRLTMDIGPGVTGLVGANGAGKSTMIKILLGLSPATEGRAEVLGLDVATKGAAIRERVGYMPEHDCLPPDVSATEFVVHMARMSGLPPTAARERTADTLRHVGLYEERYRPIGGYSTGMKQRVKLAQALVHDPQLVFLDEPTNGLDPVGRDDMLDLIRRVHTDFGISVLVTSHLLGELERTCDHVVVIDGGKLLRSSSTTDFTQNTAVLAIEVTDSDEHPDGTSALRAAFEERGIETSTGGELPGAGHTVLITAQGEETYDIVRDVVADLGLGLVRMEQRRHHIAEVFRPADEPRQQPFASAAAQQTGGRSDDH
- a CDS encoding M24 family metallopeptidase → MASAVVRELSAELRGFRTVQTLAYECAEAVAAQLKPGVTEREAARMQRDWLRERGVKDWFHLPFAWFGDRTAFVNFRIPLQFFPTNRKLEAGMPFILDMAPVHHGYTADIGYSGCLGPNPVHDKLLSDLEAHRELLLREVRERRSLREIYEDVDRLMVRQGYANRHRAYPFGVIAHKVDRVKERRLTPTLFGFGTQSLKGLASDALHGHRDGWSPLWSPYRFSDHPPRPGLWAVEPHLGFRGTGAKFEELLVVTDSKDPEESAFWLDDDLPHVRRWAEGI
- a CDS encoding SDR family oxidoreductase produces the protein MGLHGARERRVRTGGIELCVVELGDAARPTVVLVHGYPDSKEVWSEVASRLVDRYDLHVVLYDVRGHGRSTAPVPLRGGFTLEKLTDDFIAVIDAVSPDEPVHVVGHDWGSVQSWEFATVARTEGRVASFTSMSGPSLDHFGHWIKQRMKRPTPRKVGQLLGQGAKSWYVYMLHTPVLPELAWRGPLGKRWPRILERVERVPAGDYPTSSLPSDAAHGAWLYRDNVRARLRRPREDAYAHAPVQLITPLGDAFLSPKLYDRLELWAPRLTRRTLPAKHWVPRTRPDQLAAWISEFVTANEDQEAGVPAQRKVADGKHADRFGGQLVLVTGAGSGIGRATAFAFAEAGARVVAVDRDAESAARTAELARLIGAPQAWAETVDVTDEQAMEKLAEKVASEYGVLDVLVNNAGIGLSGSFFDTSPEDWKRVLDVNLWGVIHGCRLFGKQMAERGQGGHIVNTASAAAYQPSKALPAYSTSKAAVLMLSECLRAELAGQGIGVSAICPGLVNTNITATARFAGVDAEEEKRRQKKSSRLYGLRNYPPEKVADAILGAVVHNKAVVPVTPEARGAHLMSRFTPRALRAVARMEPPL
- a CDS encoding metal-dependent hydrolase → MSTAGPGPVDRGEHHTITPRRVSFDWESTPLHWIPDEPTATHVINVLHLLLPAGERWFVKVFKEGLPLVDDPELLRDVKGFMGQEATHSVQHAYVLDHLAAQRLETAAYTKYVDFLFEKLLGERPPLGAPIPDQEWLRFRLAVVAAIEQFTAVLGDWVLRAEALDRAGCDEVMLDLLRWHGAEEVEHRAVAFDMYQHCGGRGLPRYARRIAGMTVTAPVMLYLWAWGAAYLIRHDPQLAGRARYSLAEHNKAVRKGLLPTWRELGAAVPRYLRRSYHPSQEGSLRKAVEYLAVSPAARAAAGAIGRSALG
- a CDS encoding MerR family transcriptional regulator translates to MTERSGQSAAEYRIEDLAHHSGATVRTIRAYQDRGLLPRPERRGRANVYTDTHLSRLRQIADLLDRGYTLASIKELLEAWDAGRGLGGVLGLVAEVDGPWTDERAGRITRVELEETFGGEPDDAALRDAIELGILERIPGRDDEFLVPSPQELAVAAELHGAGVPLSAIAGHLRELRGQIEHIAARFLEFTTEHVFARYLGPYPPTDAEAAEAASLVRRLRPLAQQSVDAELARAMRLFATRHLHRHLADGPVPVPQNEPQSVAVPLGTMRAVRELVGSENVSAFIAAAAEREVQARALDALAAKPNK